A stretch of the Apium graveolens cultivar Ventura unplaced genomic scaffold, ASM990537v1 ctg6656, whole genome shotgun sequence genome encodes the following:
- the LOC141703449 gene encoding putative indole-3-pyruvate monooxygenase YUCCA4 yields the protein MESRKEEERKSVWVHGPIIVGAGPSGLAVAACLKQSQIPSLVLERSDCIASLWQQRTYDRLKLHIPKQFCQLPLLEYPKHYPKYPTKHQFISYMESYAKHFCIEPKFKQVVEKAEFVNGIWRVRSQDCEYISRWLIVATGENAEPVIPEIVGLERFNGNVVHTSGYKSGLEFRKQKVLVVGCGNSGMEVSLDLCRHNASPHMVVRNSVHVLPREIFCCSTFGIAMALHKWLPLRLVDKFILLMSNLTLGSIEKLGLRRPKTGPIELKNTTGKTPVLDGGALNQIKSGNIKVMEEVREITRNGAKFMDGQEKEFDSIVLATGYKSNVPFWLKGSDFFTEEGMPRTAFPNGWKGENGLYTVGFTRRGLLGTASDSIKIAKDVADQWKINKEWNNNTSSSYVIF from the exons ATGGAGTCTCgcaaagaagaagaaagaaagagTGTATGGGTTCATGGCCCAATCATTGTCGGTGCAGGGCCATCTGGTTTAGCAGTAGCAGCTTGTTTAAAACAATCACAAATACCCTCTTTAGTTCTTGAAAGAAGTGATTGTATAGCTTCTTTATGGCAACAAAGAACTTATGATCGTCTTAAACTTCATATTCCTAAACAATTCTGTCAACTTCCATTACTAGAATACCCTAAACACTACCCAAAGTACCCTACAAAACATCAGTTTATTTCATACATGGAATCATATGCTAAGCATTTTTGCATTGAACCTAAGTTCAAACAAGTTGTTGAAAAGGCTGAGTTTGTGAATGGGATCTGGAGGGTGAGGAGTCAAGATTGTGAGTATATTTCTAGGTGGCTCATTGTGGCTACTGGTGAAAATGCAGAGCCTGTTATACCTGAGATTGTGGGCTTGGAGAGGTTTAATGGAAATGTGGTGCATACAAGTGGTTATAAGTCTGGTTTGGAGTTTCGAAAACAGAAGGTTTTGGTTGTGGGCTGTGGGAATTCTGGCATGGAAGTTAGTTTGGATCTTTGTAGACATAATGCAAGCCCCCATATGGTTGTTAGAAATTCA GTTCATGTTCTGCCTAGGGAGATATTTTGCTGCTCAACATTTGGAATAGCTATGGCACTTCACAAATGGTTACCTCTAAGGCTAGTAGACAAGTTCATACTACTAATGTCGAATTTGACACTAGGGAGTATAGAAAAGTTGGGACTCCGACGCCCAAAAACTGGACCGATTGAGCTCAAAAACACCACTGGAAAGACACCAGTTCTCGACGGAGGTGCTCTGAATCAGATTAAATCCGGTAATATCAAG GTGATGGAAGAAGTAAGAGAAATAACAAGGAATGGGGCCAAATTCATGGATGGCCAAGAGAAAGAATTTGATTCAATAGTTTTGGCTACAGGCTACAAAAGCAATGTCCCATTTTGGCTTAAG GGGAGTGATTTCTTTACAGAAGAAGGAATGCCAAGAACAGCATTTCCCAATGGTTGGAAAGGGGAGAATGGATTGTATACAGTAGGGTTCACCAGGAGAGGTCTACTTGGGACTGCATCAGATTCCATCAAAATTGCAAAAGATGTAGCTGATCAATGGAAGATTAATAAGGAATGGAATAATAATACAAGTAGCTCTTATGTTATTTTTTAA